GTCCTCCGCCCGTGATGTACACCGCGCCGAAGAGCACCAGGCCAAGCAGGGTGCCCCCCAGGTATGGATTCAGATAAGGACGTGGGCCGGTCCGGCCGCTGGTGGGAGCGCTCATCGTGCTGTCTCCGTCGGGTTGTGTGTCGGAATCCGTTCGTAGCCGCTGATCATCGCGCGCAGGTTGGCCGTGGGCGTGTGACCGGTGGTGGTCAGATAGATGTGCATGATCAGGAAGGACGCGAAGAACCAGGCTCCCAGAGAATGCGCGGGCACCAGCATCGGCAGTCCGCCCAGCCGGGCTTCCAGTCCGGGCCAGTGCTGGGCGCCCCAGATCAGCACGCCGCTGAGCACCTGGAAGGGCAGCAGCAGGTTCAATATGATCAGGTAGGCGATCTTCTGCAGCGGGTTCAGCTTCTGTCCGCGGGACTTCTCGAAGGGATGTGGCTCGCCCTTGAAGATGCCCTGCACGTAGAACAGCAGTTGCGTGATCGCCCCCGCGAAGAACCCGCGCGGTTCGGGCAGATACTGGCGCACACTGCCCCCGGCCACGTGGTAGAACAGCGAGAAGAAGGCGTTGACCAGCAGCACGAACCCCAGGATGTTGTGCACCTGCACGGCGCTCCGGAACCCGCTGAAGGCAAAGAGTTCGGGCGCATGGATCGTGAGTCCCGTGGCGATCAGTCCGATGATCGCCAGGGCCTGCAGCCAGTGCCAGAAGCGTTCGTAGCTCGTGTACATGTAGGTCTTGCCCCAGGGTCCGTGCTCGTGGGACAGGCGACGGCTCGCCAGGACACGCAGGGTGCCGTGGATCGTGATCAGCAGCAGCACGCCCAGCAGGGAAGCCAGCCCCACGATCTTGATCCAGGGCGCCTTGTCGTGGCCCAGGATGTACAGACGTCCCGATCGGGGTGCGGACCGGAAGGCCGCCGTGGTCCCGTGTGACACCAGCTCGCCTTCGGCGAAGATGCCCAGCTCATCCAGGCCCTCGGCGAAGTGAGGCCCATCGGCCCCGGGGCGCAGGCTGCCCAGGGTGGCCTCGCCGAAAACCCGCGACTCCCGGGCATGGCATTCCTGACAATCCTTGCGTGCATATGCCAGGCCGGTCACCCCGTGGCTCAGGGCCCAGGGGCGGATCTCGCCGCGGATCGTGGCCTGCGCGAAGCCATCCGCTTCCAGACGGGCGGACACGAGGCGGGTGACCGCGGCGTCTTCCAGCACGCATTCGCTGCTGTCCAGACCGCCATCATGGTTGGCGTCCAGCAGTTCCAGCAGACCCGGAAGCCATTGACCATCGGGGCGCAGAGCCCGGTCCAGGGCGGGCAGCGGCACGGGCCGTTCGCCCCCGGGCGACTGCCAGGTCCAGTACCAGCTGGTGACCAGATTGAACGGCGCCAGACGGCGACGTCCGTCCACGTCCTGGCGGGGCAGCAACACGGGAGTGCTGCCCGTGATCAGAGTGCCCAGCGAGCGTGGGTCGCCCTCGGCCCCGCGGTACTCCAACCGGGGGCTGTGATCCGTGCCGGGCAGGGTCCAGTCCACGGCTTCCAGCGAGGCGGTGGGTGCCCGGGGGATGTGGCAGGCTTCGCAACTGAGCGCGTTGAAGTGGGTCAGCTTGAAAGGCAGCCAGTCGTGCACGGCTTCGGCATCGTGGCAGGATTCGCAGCGACGCATGGAATTGTCCTGGGCGCTGGCACCACCGAAGGCGCTGGCGTGTCCGCGGGCGAACTGGTGCGACGGCGCACGCAGATACTCGCCCATGTCCAGGCGCCGGGCCTCGAATCGCAGATGCGCGGGCCGGGTCTCGCCGCTTTCGGCGAAGTACACCGGGTTGTTCAGCGAATGATGACAATCCACGCACTCCAGCGCTCGCTCAGCGTGAATGTCCCACGCCCGGCGCTGGGTGTCCTTGTCCTTGAGGTTCAGGCCACTGGCCAGCAGTTTCTGGGGCGAGAAGATCTCGCCGCTGAACAGGGTCTGGCGCAGGGCGGGGTCACGATAGTCGGTGAAGACGGGAGTCGCCAGATCGCTGCCTGCCAACCCGTGACACAGGCCGCAGTTTTCGGTGGACGGGTCCTGGATCGGCAGGCGCGCCATCACCACGCGCCCGTCGGCGGCAAAGGCACTGGCGTTCCAGGCCCAGCTGCCATCGGGGCGACTCGTTGCCAGGCCCGTGCCGGCCAATGTCGCCGTGGGGGCCCAGACACCCAGTCCCTGCTGGATGCTGCGAATCCGCGCCGCATTGTCCGGATCGGGCAGGTGACACAGAAAGCAGTTCATCTCGCCACTGCCTGCAGCCAACAGGCTGGCCGGGCCACCCCCCACGTGACGCGCTCCGGAACTGCGCACCCAGAATTCCAGCGAAGCAGGCCCCGCGGGATCCGCGTCGCGCAGCCCTCCATCATACAGCAGGGGGTAGGGCAGCCCCGGGCCGGCCGTGCTCATCTCGCCGAACCCGGCACTCACGTGGTAACTGTGCCCGGCGATCACGCCCGTATCGTGGCACTCGCCACAGCTGACCATGGTGGACAGCGGCTGGCCGCTCTGCAGCACGTTGCGCCCCTGGGCATCCTTGAGCAAGATCGGCGGATGCAGACTGTCGCGACGGGCGGCCGTCACGTTCTGGCTCACCAGCGACAGGCTGAGGGCCACCAGCAGCACGCGTGGCATGGTGTTCATTTCTGCCCCCTTTCCGAGCGTGCCGGTCGGCTGCCGTAATGGATTGGATCCCCGGCATAGCCCAGCGCGATCCAGTCCAGCCGTCCCTGACCGTGTTCCGCGTGGCACTCGACACACTGCAGGGCCTTCTCCCGGGACGCCACCATGTGGGTGGTGGGCCAGTACATGCGCGTATTGGCGAAGCCGAAGTGTCCGCTGTAGGGCTGATTGACCGCCTGCATGCCCAGACGCGCGGCCTGGTCCCAGTCGAATTCCGTCCAGTACCCGCCCTCGCCGTAGGTCTTGGGCTGAATCAGGGTGTTGTATTCCGTGTCATAGATCTGCTTGGCCAGATGCACCTTGAAGGGCCAGATCCGGGCGCTGGGGTCCTCGATGCTGCCCAGCGGACGTGACACATCCGTGGTGTCGGTGGGGTCCATGGTGTCGCCCAGCACGTAGTGATCGCCCTTGCCGTTGTACCAGGCATATTGCGGGCGCAGGTGGCGCTCGTAGACGAAACTGCCCTTGATCTTGAGGTATTCATGGGGGTTCTGGGGCAGGTCCTGCCCCGCGGTGGACCAGTCCCAATTGGTCTTGGTGGCGGTCTTGAGCGCCTCGTAGGGAATGTGGCAGGTCTGGCAGGCCACCGTTGGCAGATGAGCCGTGATCCGCTGGTCCTTGTGCAGGCCCGTGTCATGGCAATCTGTGCAGGCCACCTGGTTGGCACCATCCACGCTCACCGAGATCGCGCGGCCCCCGATTTCGTGGTCCTTCGTCCGGTGACAGTCCACACACTGGAAGTCATGGCTGCCCATGTGCACGTCCAGTGACTCATCGGGATAGTAGAGGCTCTCGTCCAGATCACCGTGTTTCACCGCGTTGCCGCCGCCCCCTCTGAAATGGCAACTCCCGCAGGTGGTGCGCGAGGGCCGGGTCACGCTGCGTGCGGCCGCCAGCAGGTCCACACCCTCGGCGGGCAGCCCGCCCTTGCCCTTGGCGTACTGGCCGCTGCCGTCGTGACAGGCCAGGCAGTCCACGTGATCCTGGGCCGTGAAGTCAAAGGTCTGGTCCACCCAGCCGTAGCCGGCGTGGCATGTGGTGCAGGCGGGCCAGTTGCCCGTGATGCCGATGCAGAAATTGTTGAGGGCATTCTTCTTGCCCAGCACCACA
This window of the Candidatus Delongbacteria bacterium genome carries:
- a CDS encoding cytochrome b/b6 domain-containing protein, which gives rise to MNTMPRVLLVALSLSLVSQNVTAARRDSLHPPILLKDAQGRNVLQSGQPLSTMVSCGECHDTGVIAGHSYHVSAGFGEMSTAGPGLPYPLLYDGGLRDADPAGPASLEFWVRSSGARHVGGGPASLLAAGSGEMNCFLCHLPDPDNAARIRSIQQGLGVWAPTATLAGTGLATSRPDGSWAWNASAFAADGRVVMARLPIQDPSTENCGLCHGLAGSDLATPVFTDYRDPALRQTLFSGEIFSPQKLLASGLNLKDKDTQRRAWDIHAERALECVDCHHSLNNPVYFAESGETRPAHLRFEARRLDMGEYLRAPSHQFARGHASAFGGASAQDNSMRRCESCHDAEAVHDWLPFKLTHFNALSCEACHIPRAPTASLEAVDWTLPGTDHSPRLEYRGAEGDPRSLGTLITGSTPVLLPRQDVDGRRRLAPFNLVTSWYWTWQSPGGERPVPLPALDRALRPDGQWLPGLLELLDANHDGGLDSSECVLEDAAVTRLVSARLEADGFAQATIRGEIRPWALSHGVTGLAYARKDCQECHARESRVFGEATLGSLRPGADGPHFAEGLDELGIFAEGELVSHGTTAAFRSAPRSGRLYILGHDKAPWIKIVGLASLLGVLLLITIHGTLRVLASRRLSHEHGPWGKTYMYTSYERFWHWLQALAIIGLIATGLTIHAPELFAFSGFRSAVQVHNILGFVLLVNAFFSLFYHVAGGSVRQYLPEPRGFFAGAITQLLFYVQGIFKGEPHPFEKSRGQKLNPLQKIAYLIILNLLLPFQVLSGVLIWGAQHWPGLEARLGGLPMLVPAHSLGAWFFASFLIMHIYLTTTGHTPTANLRAMISGYERIPTHNPTETAR
- a CDS encoding tetrathionate reductase family octaheme c-type cytochrome → MLHWRRSYLVQILAVLTAILVPLWLFFPAAHVDRDDPWRQMPTVATHTDHRDLLSGSFADGPAVTEACLVCHPDAANQVMHTAHWTWESPPSLLPGRSEPVVLGKKNALNNFCIGITGNWPACTTCHAGYGWVDQTFDFTAQDHVDCLACHDGSGQYAKGKGGLPAEGVDLLAAARSVTRPSRTTCGSCHFRGGGGNAVKHGDLDESLYYPDESLDVHMGSHDFQCVDCHRTKDHEIGGRAISVSVDGANQVACTDCHDTGLHKDQRITAHLPTVACQTCHIPYEALKTATKTNWDWSTAGQDLPQNPHEYLKIKGSFVYERHLRPQYAWYNGKGDHYVLGDTMDPTDTTDVSRPLGSIEDPSARIWPFKVHLAKQIYDTEYNTLIQPKTYGEGGYWTEFDWDQAARLGMQAVNQPYSGHFGFANTRMYWPTTHMVASREKALQCVECHAEHGQGRLDWIALGYAGDPIHYGSRPARSERGQK